The region CGCGACGTAGGTGTAGAGGATGTTGTGGGCCAGGGTCCACAGAAAGATGATCAGAAGGATCGGCCGGATTCCGGGCAGGGTGGCGATCGCGCGCAGCGGCAGCCGCTCGTGGCCGGCCTGCCCCGGGTAGTCGGGCACGAGGGCGCGCATCGCGGCCAGCAGCAGGAGCGCCAGGGCGGACATGACCCAGAAGGCGCCCTGCCAGCCGACGAGCGACCCGAGCCAGGTGGCGAGCGGGATGCCCAGGGCCAGGGCGACCGGCTGGCCGACGCTGACGACGGCAAGGGCGCGCCCTTGCAGGTGCTCGGGGACCAGCCGCCGGGCGTACCCCGCGAGCAGGCCCCAGACGACACCGGAGGCCATCCCGGCGAGGAACCGGGCACCGAGGGTCAGGGCGTAGTCGTGCGACACGGCCGTGACGGTGTTGAACGCGAACAGTCCGGCGATCGCGCTCAGCAGCAGCGGCTTGCGGCGTACGCCACGGGTGAGCGTGATCACCGGGATCGCCGCGACGACCGAGCCGAGGGCGTAGAGGGTGACGAGCTGGCCGGCCAGTCCCTCGGAGACGTCGAGCCCGTGGGCGATCCGCGGCAGCAGGCCGGCGGGCGTGGTCTCGGTCATGAAGGCGAGGAATCCGGCGCCGGCGAAGATCAGGAGTTTCAGGAGGGGCAGTTGCCCGGCGTCCTGCGGGCGGGCCGGTGCCGCCGGTGCGGCACTGTTTTCCGTGGTGGTCACAAGTCGTCCCCGAGGTACGAGGTACGCGGCCGGTCGCGCGTCGCCGACCCGCCGCGAGTGGTGGATGTGGCGGTGGTGGGCCGTGTCCGCGGCCCCGCGCCCGCGGCCCTCTCCCCGCGTCCAGCCGGTCCGGTGCCGCGGCGCGGGAAGAAGGCGGGAGGGGCGGGAGGAGCCGGAAGAATCCGCGTGGCGCGGGACACCCGACCAGCTTGACGACACGTCAGGGCGTCTCCCAGCCCCCGGCCGGTGCAGCAAGCTGCCGGGCAGGATCCTGCACGCCCCCGGCGGACACCGCCCCGGCCCCCGGCGTGCAGCAAGCTGCGCCACAACAAGCTGCATCCGGCCGCGGCGGCGCGGCACTGGGATCGCGGCGGGCGTTCCGGTTCAGTGGGGGCCGTTCCGGCGGAGGCCGGGCGGCGCCACCGCCCGTTCCCCGGACGACGCGCCGGGGACGCCCGGTTTCCCGGCCCGCCCGTGCCCGTACCGGAGTCGAAGGGAAAGGGATTCCCATGCCCGGCGTCCTCGCGCTGTCGCTTCCCGCCAAGGGAGCGCGGTTCACGCTCACCACCGTCGAACGGCGCCCGCCGCGCGCCGACGACGTCCGTATCGACATCGCCTTCTGCGGGATCTGCCACACCGACCTGCACGTCGGCCACGACGACTGGGGCGGGACGCCCTTCCCGCTCGTGCCCGGTCACGAGATCACCGGGGTGGTG is a window of Streptomyces sp. NBC_01477 DNA encoding:
- a CDS encoding MFS transporter, with the protein product MTTTENSAAPAAPARPQDAGQLPLLKLLIFAGAGFLAFMTETTPAGLLPRIAHGLDVSEGLAGQLVTLYALGSVVAAIPVITLTRGVRRKPLLLSAIAGLFAFNTVTAVSHDYALTLGARFLAGMASGVVWGLLAGYARRLVPEHLQGRALAVVSVGQPVALALGIPLATWLGSLVGWQGAFWVMSALALLLLAAMRALVPDYPGQAGHERLPLRAIATLPGIRPILLIIFLWTLAHNILYTYVAPFLDHTGLGGRVGVMLLVFGATAIAGIWFTGALVDRKLRALSFGCLLGFGAAALCLGIGIRSPLMVTAGVVIWGLTFGGSPALQQTALADAAGDGADVAQSMLVTVCNLAVAAAGVLGGLLLETAGVSSLPWALLVLTTVTFALVAATKEHGFTPGARGSA